One Streptomyces sp. NBC_00554 DNA segment encodes these proteins:
- a CDS encoding enoyl-CoA hydratase/isomerase family protein, with translation MDTALPWLSPKDLVESATDPLDLSPEGHPVAPLAFVDLDQCGGSDTPVAAVAAAASAAQRVLVGVSHGSVPASLSPLLDALTFTLVPRRNEGKPRNRVAVDDPSTTAAAIAAYAQASPRAAVTLVGLLRLTEQLSVPDGLVAESLAYSMLLAGPEFADWRTRRPGAGSADAGLDLDLGEEPVLLSREGSVLRITLNRPRRHNAFSREVRDGLVEALDLVHLDPTIAHVELAGRGPSYCSGGDLNEFGTAPDVAVAHLIRLRQSAGHAVHRCAERVRVRLHGACIGAGIEIPAFAGRVEARDDAYFQLPELRMGLVPGAGGTVSVTRRIGRWRTAYLVLSGAPVDASTALRWGLVDCVDH, from the coding sequence ATGGACACCGCGCTGCCATGGCTGAGCCCGAAGGACCTCGTCGAGAGCGCCACAGATCCACTGGACCTGTCCCCGGAAGGACATCCAGTGGCTCCGCTGGCCTTCGTGGACCTGGACCAGTGCGGCGGGTCCGATACCCCCGTGGCGGCCGTTGCCGCAGCGGCGAGTGCGGCACAACGGGTACTCGTCGGGGTGAGCCACGGATCGGTGCCCGCCTCCCTGTCCCCACTGCTCGACGCGTTGACGTTCACCTTGGTGCCGCGTCGGAACGAGGGCAAGCCGAGGAACCGGGTCGCAGTGGACGATCCGTCGACAACAGCCGCTGCCATCGCCGCGTACGCACAGGCGTCGCCTCGCGCGGCGGTGACACTGGTCGGCCTGCTCCGGCTGACCGAGCAACTTTCCGTACCTGATGGCCTGGTCGCGGAGTCCTTGGCGTACTCGATGCTGCTGGCCGGACCGGAGTTCGCGGACTGGCGGACTCGCAGGCCGGGCGCGGGAAGCGCCGACGCCGGCCTTGACCTCGACCTCGGCGAGGAGCCGGTCCTGCTCTCCCGGGAGGGCTCGGTCCTGCGCATCACGCTCAACCGCCCGCGGCGGCACAACGCCTTCAGCCGGGAGGTGCGTGACGGACTCGTCGAAGCGCTTGATCTGGTGCACCTGGACCCAACCATCGCTCATGTCGAACTGGCCGGCCGCGGCCCCTCTTACTGCAGCGGCGGCGACCTCAACGAATTCGGTACGGCTCCGGATGTGGCCGTCGCGCATCTGATCCGGCTGCGGCAGAGCGCCGGCCACGCCGTGCACCGCTGCGCCGAGCGCGTCCGGGTGCGTCTGCACGGTGCCTGCATCGGCGCGGGTATCGAGATCCCTGCGTTCGCAGGCCGAGTGGAGGCCCGGGACGACGCGTACTTCCAACTCCCCGAACTACGCATGGGGTTGGTGCCCGGGGCAGGTGGCACGGTCAGCGTCACCCGGCGTATCGGCCGGTGGCGTACCGCGTATCTCGTCCTGAGTGGTGCACCGGTCGACGCCTCCACCGCACTGCGATGGGGGCTGGTCGACTGTGTCGATCACTGA
- a CDS encoding CoA transferase: MLDITVPECPSVTAPDVPPSGALPDWAASGAMALTGRCDGPPLAAPGYAASAVHGALAVFGALSGAHALPDAGLLGERAALMALTRRGPWSAGGAFRVLRARDGWAGVSLARQADRELVPALVGDTVEEVNCWAALTSWVRGQPAATVAERAQLLGIPAAAVPVRPGAADDEQAARRAALRAEVSPIVPLPHGPGGEPLSPTIPTPLLARHGGPRRHGRTHPLVVDLTSLWAGPLCSSLLGLAGAHVIKVETPGRPDGARFGSPAFYDLLHAGHASVALDLSSPEGREALRRLVVRADLVLESSRPRALRQLGIDAEEVVASGTSWLSITAYGRTGPWSNRVGFGDDVAAAAGLIVRDEGAVLPCADAPADPLTGVHAAAFAAAALRGERAYLLDVSMRDVTALVAHGAVEPHAVRRQPGGGWLVETADQVFPVRDPRARGARRPAAALGADTERVLRDGTR; this comes from the coding sequence ATGCTGGACATCACCGTTCCGGAATGCCCGAGCGTCACGGCACCCGACGTTCCGCCGAGCGGGGCTCTGCCGGACTGGGCCGCGTCCGGAGCGATGGCACTGACCGGCCGGTGCGACGGACCGCCGCTCGCCGCCCCCGGATACGCGGCGAGCGCTGTCCATGGCGCGCTCGCCGTGTTCGGCGCGCTGAGCGGTGCTCACGCGCTGCCCGACGCCGGGCTTCTGGGGGAACGCGCGGCTCTCATGGCGCTGACACGACGGGGACCGTGGTCGGCCGGCGGCGCGTTCCGGGTGCTGCGGGCGCGGGACGGCTGGGCCGGGGTGTCCCTGGCACGGCAGGCCGACCGTGAGCTGGTGCCGGCTCTCGTCGGGGACACCGTCGAAGAGGTGAACTGCTGGGCGGCACTTACCTCCTGGGTCCGCGGACAGCCGGCCGCCACGGTCGCCGAGCGGGCCCAGCTGCTCGGTATCCCGGCTGCCGCTGTACCCGTCCGCCCCGGTGCGGCCGACGACGAGCAGGCCGCCCGCCGGGCCGCGCTGAGAGCGGAGGTCTCCCCCATCGTGCCTCTCCCGCACGGGCCGGGCGGCGAACCCTTGTCCCCTACCATCCCGACGCCGCTGCTGGCCCGTCACGGCGGACCGCGACGGCACGGACGTACGCATCCGCTGGTCGTCGACCTGACCTCTCTGTGGGCAGGACCTCTCTGCTCATCCCTGCTGGGCCTCGCCGGGGCTCACGTCATCAAGGTCGAGACTCCCGGACGTCCGGACGGCGCGCGCTTCGGGTCGCCCGCCTTCTACGACCTGCTCCATGCCGGACACGCCTCGGTTGCCCTCGACCTCTCGTCGCCCGAGGGCCGCGAGGCGCTGCGACGGCTCGTCGTACGGGCGGACCTCGTCCTTGAGTCGTCGCGCCCGCGGGCTCTGCGACAGCTCGGCATCGACGCCGAGGAGGTGGTGGCCTCGGGCACTAGCTGGCTGAGCATCACGGCGTACGGCCGCACGGGACCCTGGAGCAACCGGGTCGGTTTCGGCGACGACGTCGCAGCCGCGGCGGGCCTGATCGTCCGGGACGAGGGCGCCGTGCTGCCCTGCGCGGACGCGCCGGCAGACCCGCTGACCGGGGTGCATGCCGCGGCGTTCGCGGCGGCGGCGCTGCGCGGCGAGCGGGCGTATCTGCTCGACGTCTCCATGCGGGACGTCACCGCACTCGTCGCACACGGGGCAGTGGAACCACATGCGGTGCGGCGGCAGCCCGGCGGCGGCTGGCTGGTGGAGACGGCGGACCAGGTGTTCCCGGTCCGCGATCCGCGTGCGCGGGGCGCGAGGCGACCGGCGGCCGCGCTCGGCGCCGACACGGAACGGGTTCTGCGCGACGGTACGCGGTAA
- a CDS encoding TetR family transcriptional regulator produces MDAAQLQPRRKPEGLGGEPRVGRPPLSELRKAAARLEIAKAAVELFTAQGVEGTSAAEIAETVGISTRTLWRYFPSKEDCVTPLLAFGAERLSRRLGEWPVDRPLIEALDDDLWLGDTDPVTLRVVLDLMRLTRTEPGLQSVWMRENFAALPPVADAFAARAGKPAADMEARVQAGMLVSALHLALREYAWREPGEDGPELDEMLREAARIVIRGLPF; encoded by the coding sequence ATGGATGCGGCGCAGCTGCAGCCACGGCGGAAGCCGGAAGGACTGGGTGGCGAGCCGCGCGTAGGACGCCCCCCACTGTCGGAACTGCGCAAGGCCGCCGCCCGGCTGGAGATCGCGAAGGCCGCGGTGGAGCTGTTCACCGCGCAAGGCGTCGAGGGAACCTCGGCGGCCGAGATCGCCGAGACGGTCGGCATTTCGACCAGAACACTGTGGCGCTACTTCCCGTCGAAGGAAGACTGCGTCACCCCGCTGCTGGCCTTCGGCGCGGAGCGGCTGAGCCGACGGCTGGGCGAGTGGCCCGTCGACCGTCCGCTGATCGAGGCGCTCGACGACGACCTCTGGCTGGGGGACACCGACCCCGTCACGCTGCGTGTTGTCCTGGACCTGATGCGGCTCACACGTACCGAACCGGGGCTGCAGTCGGTATGGATGCGCGAGAACTTCGCCGCGCTGCCGCCGGTGGCGGACGCCTTCGCAGCGCGTGCCGGAAAGCCGGCAGCCGACATGGAGGCACGTGTCCAGGCCGGCATGCTGGTCTCCGCGCTGCATCTGGCGCTGCGGGAGTACGCATGGCGTGAGCCGGGTGAGGATGGTCCCGAGCTCGACGAGATGCTGCGGGAGGCGGCACGGATCGTCATCCGAGGGCTGCCCTTCTGA
- a CDS encoding ABC transporter permease encodes MITTDTPAAAPPAKQISNKTKYTILALFPFLMTALMVGIFTSAMHGPTPNNLPVALVSSSAQQAQGMAQNLGKEAGDALDVRVVDTVGEARQLLLDQEIGGAYVMPSAQNQDATLYVAGAQGTSLKQVVTQIFTTVAEQQKVELQTTDVAPLPTQDSMGTTSLYLTIGWIMAGFVFVVIMSVAAPELLQVRRLVPVLVGWAALMTLSIWLVVGPVIGAFDGHAAQVLGVGWLTVFGIGLGTALFARFLGPLAVIPAVTIFMFLGVPASGGALTPYIESGFFQFLHDVLPAPAAVESVRSILYFGGDGVGGHVVTLLVWAVAGLVLNIAAQLLSGRGKKRGGGVPEEDTSLARDDKAMAGVVATGS; translated from the coding sequence GTGATCACCACTGACACACCTGCCGCGGCGCCACCCGCGAAGCAGATATCGAACAAGACCAAATACACCATCCTGGCCTTGTTTCCCTTCCTCATGACCGCCCTGATGGTCGGCATCTTCACTTCGGCGATGCACGGGCCGACACCGAACAACCTGCCGGTCGCGTTGGTGAGCAGCAGCGCGCAGCAGGCCCAGGGAATGGCCCAGAACCTTGGGAAAGAGGCCGGTGACGCCCTGGATGTGCGGGTCGTCGACACCGTCGGCGAGGCCAGGCAGCTCCTGCTCGACCAGGAGATCGGTGGTGCCTACGTGATGCCGTCGGCGCAGAACCAGGACGCCACGCTCTACGTGGCAGGGGCTCAGGGAACCAGCCTCAAGCAGGTGGTGACACAGATATTCACCACGGTCGCCGAGCAGCAGAAGGTCGAACTGCAGACCACGGACGTCGCACCGCTGCCCACCCAGGACAGCATGGGTACCACGAGTCTCTACCTGACCATCGGCTGGATCATGGCGGGCTTCGTCTTCGTCGTCATCATGAGCGTCGCGGCCCCGGAGCTCCTCCAGGTGCGTCGACTCGTCCCGGTGCTCGTGGGCTGGGCCGCGTTGATGACCCTGTCCATCTGGCTGGTGGTGGGCCCGGTCATCGGGGCCTTCGACGGGCACGCCGCGCAGGTGCTCGGTGTGGGCTGGCTGACAGTCTTCGGCATCGGCCTCGGCACCGCCCTCTTCGCGCGTTTCCTGGGTCCGCTGGCTGTCATTCCGGCCGTCACGATCTTCATGTTCCTGGGAGTGCCCGCGTCCGGTGGCGCGCTGACGCCGTACATCGAGTCGGGCTTCTTCCAGTTCCTGCACGACGTCCTGCCTGCCCCCGCCGCTGTGGAATCGGTGCGCTCCATCCTCTACTTCGGCGGGGACGGAGTGGGCGGACATGTGGTGACCCTGCTCGTCTGGGCCGTGGCGGGCCTGGTGCTGAACATCGCGGCGCAGTTGTTGAGCGGCCGGGGCAAGAAGCGCGGCGGTGGGGTGCCGGAGGAGGACACATCGCTCGCCAGGGATGACAAGGCGATGGCCGGCGTCGTCGCGACCGGAAGCTGA
- a CDS encoding ABC transporter permease, whose amino-acid sequence MPLPGGAKKYVFMVMFPFLIVMLLVSVYSGAMHSPSPQDMPVAVVGQSAQAEQLASSLEATDGSPLDVRVVSTVAEAEQLLHDREISGAFALPTSADGDAVLYTAQAAGAAQASIVESIFQPVADAQHLDMDHKDVAPLPASDGMGITVLFTAIGWMLSGYLVVTVVSSGAPELASLRRMVPLMAGWAAVMSTVVWLLVGPVIGAVDGHAWALLGLGWLSVFSVAMAQTLLARLFGPLAVLPGLALFMFLGVPSSNIMMSIYTVPGMFTFLHQVLPLPAAGEALRSVLYFGGDGAGGHLVVLGVWAVAGLLLTAGIDLLRHRRKKGRAAAEAEHITADSVSSEAMASA is encoded by the coding sequence ATGCCGCTGCCGGGCGGCGCCAAGAAGTACGTCTTCATGGTGATGTTCCCGTTCCTGATAGTGATGCTCCTGGTGAGCGTCTACTCCGGCGCCATGCACTCGCCGAGCCCCCAGGACATGCCGGTGGCCGTCGTGGGGCAGAGCGCACAGGCCGAGCAGCTCGCGTCGAGCCTGGAGGCGACGGATGGGTCGCCGTTGGACGTCCGTGTGGTGTCCACGGTGGCCGAGGCCGAGCAGTTGCTGCACGACCGTGAGATCTCCGGCGCTTTCGCCCTGCCGACCAGCGCGGACGGCGACGCCGTCCTCTACACGGCTCAGGCGGCCGGCGCCGCCCAGGCGAGCATCGTCGAGTCGATCTTCCAGCCGGTCGCCGATGCGCAGCACCTCGACATGGACCACAAGGACGTAGCGCCACTGCCCGCTTCCGACGGCATGGGCATCACCGTCCTGTTCACCGCTATCGGCTGGATGCTCTCGGGCTATCTGGTGGTCACCGTGGTGAGTAGTGGTGCCCCCGAACTCGCCTCACTGCGCCGGATGGTGCCGCTGATGGCCGGCTGGGCCGCCGTGATGAGCACGGTGGTGTGGCTACTCGTCGGACCCGTCATCGGAGCCGTCGACGGTCATGCGTGGGCCCTCCTCGGCCTCGGCTGGCTGTCGGTCTTCTCCGTGGCGATGGCACAGACCCTGCTCGCGCGGCTCTTCGGACCGCTGGCCGTGCTCCCCGGCCTCGCCCTCTTCATGTTCCTCGGGGTGCCGTCCTCCAACATCATGATGTCGATCTACACGGTGCCCGGAATGTTCACGTTCCTGCACCAGGTGCTTCCGCTGCCGGCCGCGGGTGAGGCACTTCGCTCGGTCCTCTACTTCGGGGGTGACGGGGCCGGCGGACATCTCGTGGTGCTGGGCGTCTGGGCGGTGGCCGGGTTGCTGCTGACCGCGGGCATCGACCTGTTGCGCCACCGGAGGAAGAAGGGACGCGCCGCCGCGGAGGCGGAGCACATCACGGCCGACTCGGTCTCCTCCGAAGCCATGGCCTCCGCCTGA
- a CDS encoding TetR/AcrR family transcriptional regulator, whose protein sequence is MSTQAAGKGRARSPRGQGEQLRREILRAVGRLLDEWGGVEKLTMRAVAREAGVAAPSIYLHFSDKAELVWAALEDKYEDLAARMRAADANAADTGANAREGLRAQAHAYCRFASEFPGHYRLMYEVRQPSVPTARLHRHPSRHVSLSLREGLARCRAAGYPLAMPDEQAAQTLWAGLHGFIALQHALSSAAQVQEPVEPLADGLVDALIPAEPADGAQPPAADTEAARRIRAILSGQGDSASPEAS, encoded by the coding sequence ATGAGCACGCAGGCGGCAGGCAAGGGGCGGGCACGAAGCCCTCGCGGACAGGGCGAGCAGCTACGCAGGGAGATCCTGCGTGCGGTGGGGCGGCTGCTCGACGAGTGGGGCGGAGTGGAGAAGCTCACCATGCGCGCTGTGGCGCGCGAGGCGGGCGTGGCTGCCCCGAGCATCTACCTGCACTTCTCCGACAAGGCGGAGCTCGTGTGGGCAGCCCTGGAGGACAAGTACGAGGATCTCGCGGCACGCATGCGCGCGGCCGACGCGAACGCTGCCGACACCGGAGCGAACGCACGTGAGGGGCTCCGCGCCCAGGCGCACGCCTACTGCCGGTTCGCGAGCGAATTCCCCGGTCATTACCGGCTGATGTACGAGGTGCGCCAGCCGTCCGTCCCGACGGCCCGTCTCCACCGGCACCCGTCCCGGCATGTCTCGCTCTCCTTGCGCGAGGGTCTCGCCCGATGCCGAGCGGCCGGATACCCACTCGCGATGCCCGATGAACAGGCGGCACAGACGCTCTGGGCGGGACTGCACGGTTTCATCGCGCTCCAGCACGCCCTGTCGAGCGCCGCCCAGGTGCAGGAGCCGGTGGAGCCCCTCGCCGACGGCCTCGTCGACGCCCTGATTCCGGCGGAGCCCGCCGACGGGGCCCAACCGCCGGCGGCCGACACCGAAGCGGCACGGCGCATCCGGGCGATCCTGTCGGGACAGGGCGATTCGGCTTCACCGGAAGCGAGTTGA
- a CDS encoding SDR family NAD(P)-dependent oxidoreductase, producing the protein MATASGKRRARTAAPPATVRAAAAWAGGFYLNQAAFGHLKERGGRIVNFASAAGVQGYPGKAAYAAAKGAVVAWTRSAAVKWGRYGITVNAIAPAIWTPTYTRPVRR; encoded by the coding sequence GTGGCGACGGCGAGCGGGAAGCGAAGAGCGCGTACTGCGGCACCGCCGGCCACAGTGCGTGCAGCCGCGGCTTGGGCGGGGGGCTTCTATCTGAACCAGGCGGCCTTCGGCCACCTCAAGGAGCGGGGTGGCCGGATCGTCAACTTCGCTTCCGCCGCCGGTGTTCAGGGGTACCCGGGCAAGGCCGCTTACGCCGCTGCCAAGGGGGCTGTTGTCGCCTGGACGCGGTCCGCCGCCGTGAAGTGGGGGCGGTACGGCATTACCGTCAATGCCATCGCGCCGGCCATCTGGACCCCCACGTACACAAGACCCGTGCGTCGATGA
- a CDS encoding TetR/AcrR family transcriptional regulator — translation MQKVTDGRLARGEARRELLLDAAVSIVGEQGLGALTHRAVAAAAAVSLASVTYHYPSADDLRRAAFEHAGSRIGLEFLWLVTRAAEEPDALPDICGDFTARLVTERRIDTIAVFEMILAAGHDPELGPVKRLLELRLARLLTPYVGSDEAAFTVTAALQGLVLTALSPDRAREPGRLRVAVSDLIRRYRATPGGPVPPHVAPPPAGEAPWNPSSPP, via the coding sequence ATGCAGAAGGTGACCGACGGACGCCTCGCGCGCGGCGAGGCCCGGAGGGAACTGCTGCTCGACGCGGCGGTGAGCATCGTCGGCGAGCAGGGCCTGGGCGCGCTCACCCACCGTGCCGTCGCCGCCGCCGCGGCCGTGTCGCTCGCTTCGGTCACCTACCACTACCCGTCGGCCGATGACCTCCGCCGGGCAGCGTTCGAGCACGCCGGCTCGCGCATCGGCCTTGAGTTCCTGTGGCTCGTCACCCGCGCCGCCGAGGAGCCCGACGCCCTTCCAGACATCTGCGGCGACTTCACGGCGCGTCTCGTCACCGAGCGGCGGATCGACACCATCGCCGTTTTCGAGATGATCCTCGCGGCCGGTCACGACCCCGAACTCGGGCCGGTCAAGCGACTTCTCGAACTGCGCCTCGCCCGCCTCCTGACCCCTTACGTCGGCTCGGACGAGGCCGCGTTCACCGTGACCGCCGCGCTGCAAGGCCTCGTACTCACAGCCCTCTCGCCCGATCGGGCACGTGAACCCGGTCGACTGCGGGTCGCGGTGAGCGATCTCATCCGCCGCTACCGCGCCACCCCCGGCGGGCCGGTCCCCCCGCATGTCGCCCCACCCCCCGCAGGAGAAGCCCCATGGAACCCTTCCTCTCCGCCCTGA
- a CDS encoding sigma-70 family RNA polymerase sigma factor, with protein MSEISHHGYEGPDGRRDEAAVVRAAQVGNQRALDDLVAGYLPLIYNIVGRALDAPADTDDVVQEVMLQMIRDVRTLRDPEAFRSWLVAIAMREVRRHWRLRRGAPATDGIEGLEETALLSDPGADFVDLTITVLSLSGQRQETAQATRWLDADDRQLVSLWWLEVAGRLTRAELAAAMELPLPQAAVRVQRMKARLEVARAVVRALGAIPRCPDLGTALHGWDGRPDGLWRKRIARHVRTCEACGGVAEDVVPAERLLADLALLPVPPLLLGLLTMGAAGGGAGTAGQDLATASLHHTVRTGRAAGRAARTASISAGKTAVLSATTALVLVAGTIAYTLGLFGPGGQDQRPARAVSAPSASALPTSATEATPTHSATPTPTSKATPAAPAPKPSTEQKTTVTSTELPVRAAFYYPWYSENFTPGGSQYTPSAGKYDIDDPATVERQIKDMQYGGLQAGISSWWGAGKREDVRLPLLMSEGDRLDFSWTVYYENEAYTDPSAATIRKDLEYLRKYSDHDTWLHIDGKPVIFVYGAGGDACDMATRWTQANETQGYYVVLKVFGGYRDCADQPEGWHQYASGLDIQKGYSAILSPGFWKNDAEQPTVPRDLDQFRRDAATVAASGEPFQLVVTYNEWGEGTSVESSTDWPSSSGHGAYMDILHEAFAAHPR; from the coding sequence ATGAGCGAGATTTCACACCACGGGTACGAAGGACCCGACGGCCGCCGGGACGAGGCCGCGGTCGTACGCGCTGCCCAGGTCGGCAACCAGCGGGCCCTCGACGACCTGGTGGCCGGGTACCTCCCCCTGATCTACAACATCGTGGGACGCGCGCTGGACGCCCCTGCCGATACGGACGATGTCGTGCAGGAGGTCATGCTGCAGATGATCCGCGACGTGCGGACGCTGCGTGACCCCGAGGCCTTCCGGTCCTGGCTGGTGGCCATCGCGATGCGAGAGGTGCGCAGGCACTGGCGGTTGCGGCGCGGTGCGCCGGCGACCGACGGGATCGAGGGCCTGGAGGAGACGGCCCTGCTCTCGGATCCGGGAGCCGACTTCGTCGATCTGACGATCACCGTGCTCAGCCTGTCCGGTCAGCGGCAGGAAACGGCGCAGGCCACCCGCTGGCTGGATGCCGACGACCGGCAGCTGGTGTCCCTGTGGTGGCTGGAGGTCGCGGGCCGGCTCACCCGGGCCGAGCTGGCCGCTGCGATGGAGCTGCCGTTGCCGCAGGCCGCGGTGCGGGTGCAGCGGATGAAGGCCCGCCTTGAGGTCGCACGGGCTGTGGTCCGCGCGCTCGGTGCCATACCCCGCTGCCCGGACCTGGGCACGGCTCTGCACGGGTGGGACGGGCGCCCCGACGGCCTGTGGCGCAAGCGGATCGCGCGGCACGTGCGCACCTGCGAGGCGTGTGGTGGCGTAGCCGAGGATGTCGTGCCGGCGGAACGGCTCCTGGCCGACCTGGCGCTGCTGCCCGTTCCGCCCCTGCTGCTGGGCCTGTTGACGATGGGCGCGGCGGGCGGAGGCGCGGGCACGGCCGGCCAGGACCTGGCCACCGCGAGCCTGCATCACACCGTCCGGACCGGGAGGGCAGCGGGCCGGGCCGCGCGGACGGCAAGCATCTCCGCCGGCAAGACCGCGGTCCTTTCCGCCACCACCGCTCTGGTCCTCGTCGCCGGCACCATCGCCTACACCCTCGGCCTGTTCGGACCGGGCGGACAGGACCAGCGGCCGGCGCGCGCCGTATCGGCCCCCTCCGCGTCGGCACTCCCCACGTCCGCCACCGAGGCCACGCCCACACACTCAGCGACCCCGACACCCACCTCCAAGGCGACCCCCGCAGCCCCGGCACCGAAGCCGTCCACCGAGCAGAAGACGACCGTCACCAGCACCGAACTCCCGGTGCGGGCCGCCTTTTACTACCCCTGGTATAGCGAGAACTTCACGCCCGGCGGCAGTCAATACACACCGTCGGCGGGCAAGTACGACATCGACGACCCCGCCACCGTCGAGCGCCAGATCAAGGACATGCAGTACGGCGGCCTCCAGGCTGGCATCTCCTCCTGGTGGGGCGCTGGCAAGCGCGAGGACGTACGCCTGCCCCTGCTGATGTCCGAGGGTGACCGACTCGACTTCTCCTGGACCGTGTACTACGAGAACGAGGCCTACACCGACCCGTCCGCGGCGACGATCAGGAAAGACCTCGAGTACCTGCGCAAGTACTCCGACCACGACACTTGGCTGCACATCGACGGCAAACCCGTGATCTTCGTCTACGGCGCGGGCGGCGACGCCTGCGACATGGCCACCCGCTGGACGCAGGCCAACGAGACCCAGGGGTACTACGTCGTGCTGAAGGTGTTCGGCGGCTACCGGGACTGCGCCGACCAGCCTGAGGGCTGGCACCAGTACGCCTCCGGCCTGGACATCCAGAAGGGGTACTCGGCGATCCTGTCCCCGGGCTTTTGGAAGAACGATGCCGAGCAGCCGACCGTCCCGCGCGACCTCGACCAGTTCCGGCGGGACGCCGCCACCGTCGCTGCCTCGGGCGAACCCTTCCAACTCGTCGTGACCTACAACGAGTGGGGCGAGGGAACGTCCGTCGAGTCGTCCACGGACTGGCCCAGCTCCAGCGGGCACGGCGCCTACATGGACATCCTGCACGAGGCCTTCGCCGCACATCCGCGCTGA
- a CDS encoding xylosidase, which yields MSLSHRRRSWSRRKVLGATAAGTAVAALGAFGVARAASTSSTAGSAPGDVVGKITVGYQGWFAAKGDGAPINGWWHWAKDMSKTPSPSNTGIKSWPDMSEYTATYQTDYAALGNGQPATLFSSYDDQTVDTHFQWMKQYGIDTAALQRFNPTGGEGPTRDDMAAKVRSSAESQGVKFYVMYDVSGWTNMQSDIKTDWTNKMRAYTASSAYAVQNGKPVVCIWGFGFPDDKRDFTAEACLDVVNWFKDQGCYVIGGIPKEWRTGGTGTRPGFGDVYHAFNMISPWMVGAIGNAADSDHYYTNVNLGDQAECDASGIDYQPCVLPGDVAERQRAHGDFMWRQFYNMVRVGAQGIYISMFDEYNEGNQIAKTSETQATVPTDSGILALDEDGTACSSDYYLRLTGDGGRMLKGELALTATRPTLPVTGQVVSFKAGVNANYVTAENTGTSALIANRTAVGNWEKFDMIDAGSGAVALYSHANYRFVTAGSAPLIADSTSAGRAQSFQLVHNSDGTVSLLASATGKYVTADDAGDSALIADRTTIGPWEKFTLITT from the coding sequence ATGTCTTTGTCGCATCGCAGGCGGTCTTGGTCGCGCCGCAAGGTTCTGGGCGCCACCGCCGCCGGTACGGCGGTCGCCGCACTCGGAGCCTTCGGCGTGGCGAGGGCCGCCAGTACGTCCTCCACGGCCGGCAGCGCCCCCGGGGACGTCGTCGGGAAGATCACCGTCGGCTACCAGGGCTGGTTCGCCGCCAAGGGCGACGGTGCCCCGATCAACGGCTGGTGGCACTGGGCCAAGGACATGAGCAAGACCCCTTCGCCGTCGAACACCGGCATCAAGAGCTGGCCCGACATGAGCGAGTACACCGCGACCTATCAGACCGACTACGCGGCGCTCGGCAACGGGCAGCCCGCCACGCTGTTCTCCTCGTACGACGACCAGACCGTCGACACCCACTTCCAGTGGATGAAGCAGTACGGCATCGACACCGCGGCCCTGCAGCGCTTCAACCCGACCGGCGGCGAGGGCCCCACCCGCGACGACATGGCGGCCAAGGTGCGCAGCTCCGCCGAGTCCCAGGGCGTGAAGTTCTACGTCATGTACGACGTCTCCGGCTGGACGAACATGCAGTCGGATATCAAGACGGACTGGACCAACAAGATGCGCGCGTACACAGCGTCATCCGCCTATGCCGTGCAGAACGGCAAGCCGGTCGTGTGCATCTGGGGCTTCGGCTTCCCCGACGACAAACGCGACTTCACCGCCGAGGCCTGCCTGGACGTCGTCAACTGGTTCAAGGACCAGGGCTGTTACGTCATCGGAGGCATCCCCAAGGAGTGGCGCACCGGCGGCACAGGCACCCGTCCCGGCTTCGGCGACGTCTACCACGCGTTCAACATGATCTCGCCGTGGATGGTCGGCGCCATCGGCAACGCCGCCGACTCGGACCACTACTACACCAACGTCAACCTGGGCGACCAGGCCGAGTGCGACGCCTCGGGCATCGACTACCAGCCCTGTGTGCTGCCCGGCGACGTCGCCGAACGCCAGCGCGCGCACGGCGACTTCATGTGGCGGCAGTTCTACAACATGGTCCGCGTCGGCGCGCAGGGCATCTACATCTCGATGTTCGACGAGTACAACGAGGGCAACCAGATCGCCAAGACCTCCGAGACCCAGGCGACCGTCCCCACCGACTCCGGAATCCTGGCGCTCGACGAGGACGGCACCGCCTGCTCCTCGGACTACTACCTGCGCCTCACCGGCGACGGCGGCCGCATGCTCAAGGGTGAACTCGCACTGACCGCCACCCGGCCCACCCTGCCCGTCACCGGCCAGGTGGTCAGCTTCAAGGCCGGCGTGAACGCCAACTACGTCACCGCCGAGAACACCGGGACGTCCGCGTTGATCGCCAATCGCACGGCCGTCGGCAACTGGGAGAAGTTCGACATGATCGACGCGGGCAGCGGCGCTGTCGCGCTTTACTCGCACGCCAACTACCGCTTCGTCACGGCCGGTTCCGCCCCGCTGATCGCCGACAGCACCTCGGCGGGCCGTGCCCAGAGCTTCCAGCTCGTCCACAACAGCGACGGCACGGTCAGCCTGCTGGCCTCCGCCACCGGCAAGTACGTCACCGCCGATGACGCCGGAGACTCCGCCCTGATCGCCGACCGCACGACTATCGGCCCATGGGAGAAATTCACTCTGATCACCACGTAG